One window from the genome of Prinia subflava isolate CZ2003 ecotype Zambia chromosome 2, Cam_Psub_1.2, whole genome shotgun sequence encodes:
- the LOC134547707 gene encoding nuclear receptor subfamily 0 group B member 2-like, translating to MVFPATGNSASMATKIPAEKCGKCQCEIHHSKSILYQILHKEHASETKWHQQHCSPHCSTRSKDCPCLDRRRVVLRTPEATCRRASEVLLKTSTFIRNVPSFYHMPWEDQFVLIQQNWAPLFVLGMAQEGMDFDLREIPATSLLKKILLNQSSAAMNELGSSSSGASLPEVQKMKNLLWKFWDLDISAKEYAYLKGIILFNSECCVLKCLPYVQSLQQEAQKALMEFISTMFHGRLSRFALILQLITSLRDIDADAIEELFFRPILGEATLNVLLIETLHIKPDWL from the exons ATGGTGTTTCCTGCCACAGGGAACTCTGCCTCCATGGCCACCAAGATCCCAGCTGAGAAATGTGGGAAATGCCAGTGTGAGATACACCATTCTAAAAGCATCCTGTACCAGATCCTTCACAAAGAGCACGCAAGTGAGACCAAGTGGCACCAGCAGCATTGCAGTCCCCACTGCTCCACAAGAAGCAAAGACTGCCCTTGTTTGGACAGGAGAAGAGTTGTCCTGAGAACACCAGAAGCCACATGCAGAAGAGCTTCTGAAGTGCTGTTGAAGACTTCAACTTTTATTAGAAACGTACCTTCTTTTTATCACATGCCTTGGGAGGATCAATTTGTACTCATACAACAGAACTGGGCCCCTCTTTTTGTTCTGGGCATGGCACAAGAAGGCATGGATTTTGACCTGAGAGAGATTCCAGCCACCAgtttattgaaaaaaatcctcctcAATCAATCTTCAGCAGCTATGAATGAACTGGGCAGCTCATCATCAGGAGCATCTTTACCAGAAGTTCAGAAGATGAAGAATTTATTGTGGAAATTCTGGGACCTGGACATAAGTGCAAAAGAATATGCCTATCTTAAAggaattattctttttaattctg AATGTTGTGTCCTGAAATGTCTCCCTTATGTAcagtcactgcagcaggaaGCTCAGAAAGCCCTGATGGAGTTTATCTCAACAATGTTCCATGGAAGACTCAGCAGGTTTGCTTTGATTCTTCAGCTAATCACATCTCTTCGAGACATTGATGCAGATGCTATTGAAGAGCTCTTCTTCAGGCCCATCCTAGGAGAGGCCACCCTAAATGTACTACTTATAGAAACCCTACATATCAAGCCAGACTGGCTTTGA